The Pirellulales bacterium genomic interval TGGTCTTAGCGATCGATCTCGCCCATCACGATGTCCAGCGAGCCGACGACGGCCGGCACGTCGGCCAGCAGGCAGCCGCGGCAAAGCTCGTGCGTCACGGAGAGGTTCGAGAAACAACTGCTCCGCGCACGGGCACGCCACGGAATCGACGTGCCGTCGCTGACAATGTAAAAACCCATTTGCCCGCGAGGACACTCGGTTTCCAGGTAGGCTTCGCCCTTGGGCAGCTTTTCCATCAGCTTCGCCGGTTCGCCGATCGTGCCCTTGCTGGTGCTGTAGCGGTCGATGGCCTGGCGCACCAGGTCGATCGACTGCATGACCTCCAGCATTCGCACGTAAAATCGGTGCCAACAATCGCCCAACACGACCGCCTCGGGCACGGGCGGATATTCGCGGTCGCGAGGATAGTGCCCGTCCTTCTGCACGATGACCTCGAAGGCGTAGCCGTCGTACATTTCGGTGTAGCGTTCTTCGCCGTCGCGACGCAGATCCTGATCGACGCCGCTGCCCCGTAACACCGGGCCGGTGCATCCGTAGTCGATGGCCATCTCCGCCGACATGACGCCGATCGCCGCCGTGCGCCGGATAAAAATGGCATTGCTCGTCAACAGCGTGTGGCACTCGTCGATCACGGGCAGAAGCTGATCGAGAAACTGCTCGCATTGCTTCAGCCAGCCGGGCGGCAGATCGTGCGTGGCGCCACCCACGGTCAGATAGCTGTAAGTCAGCCGCGCCCCGCAGGCCATCTCGAACAGGTCGAGAATCTTTTCACGTTCGCGGAAGGCGTACAAGAAGGGGCTGAAGGTGCCCAGGTCGAGGCCGTAGGCGCCCATGCCCACCAGGTGGCTGGCGATGCGGCCCATCTCGGCAATGATCACCCGCAGGTGCCTGGCCTTTTCGGTCAGCTCCAGCTTCATCAGCTTCTCGACCGCCAGCGCCCAGCCGAGATTCATGTTCATCGCGGCCAGGTAGTCCATGCGGTCGGTGTAGGGAATCCACTGCCGCGGCGTGAGGTTCTCGCCGATCTTTTCCGCACAGCGGTGCAGATAGCCGATGTGCGGCGTCACTTCGGAGACGATCTCGCCGTCGGTCCGCAGCACAAGCCGGAGCACGCCGTGCGTGCTGGGATGCTGCGGCCCCATGTTGACCAGCATTTCGTCGGTGCGAACGTCGAATTCAACGATGCGAGGATCGTCGAGGTGTGTCGCCATACGTGCTTACCTTGCTCGGATTCCGTGGTATTCCAGCGGCATTTCGTAGTCTTTGCGGAGCGGATGGCCAACCCAGTCTTCCGGGCAGAGAATCCGCCGCAGGTTCGGGTGCCCGGTGAAATAGACGCCCGACAGATCGTACACTTCACGCTCGTGCCAGTCGGCGGTGCTCCAGATGCCGCTGACGCTGTGTACTTCGGGCAATTCGCCCGGCATGTCGTCCTTCCAGCGGGGAAGGATGACCTTGAGCACCAGGCTGACCTTGTTCGGCACGCTCCAGAGGTGATAAACCACCTCAGTATGCGGCTGCCAGCCGGTCTTGGCGGCCTTCTTGGGATCGGCCTCGAAGTAATCGACGCCGCTGATGCAGTTCAAAAAGTTGAACCGCAGATCGCGCTCGTCGCGCAGGTAGCGGCAGAGGTCGAGAAGCCCGTCGGGCGAGACCTCGATCCAGGGATCGAGGGCTTCGAGGTTCGCTCCGGTGATCTTGTCGCCGAATCTCTTTTTCAGCCGGTCGAGAAAGTCCTGGCCTGGCATGGTCTATTTTGGATTTTGGATTTTGGATTGATAAGGCGTAGGGTGGGACCAGCGAGCTTGCGAGCGCCGGCCCACCGCTTAAGTCGTCGATCTGCGGTTCG includes:
- a CDS encoding NADH-quinone oxidoreductase subunit D (Catalyzes the transfer of electrons from NADH to quinone) translates to MATHLDDPRIVEFDVRTDEMLVNMGPQHPSTHGVLRLVLRTDGEIVSEVTPHIGYLHRCAEKIGENLTPRQWIPYTDRMDYLAAMNMNLGWALAVEKLMKLELTEKARHLRVIIAEMGRIASHLVGMGAYGLDLGTFSPFLYAFREREKILDLFEMACGARLTYSYLTVGGATHDLPPGWLKQCEQFLDQLLPVIDECHTLLTSNAIFIRRTAAIGVMSAEMAIDYGCTGPVLRGSGVDQDLRRDGEERYTEMYDGYAFEVIVQKDGHYPRDREYPPVPEAVVLGDCWHRFYVRMLEVMQSIDLVRQAIDRYSTSKGTIGEPAKLMEKLPKGEAYLETECPRGQMGFYIVSDGTSIPWRARARSSCFSNLSVTHELCRGCLLADVPAVVGSLDIVMGEIDR
- a CDS encoding NADH-quinone oxidoreductase subunit C, with protein sequence MPGQDFLDRLKKRFGDKITGANLEALDPWIEVSPDGLLDLCRYLRDERDLRFNFLNCISGVDYFEADPKKAAKTGWQPHTEVVYHLWSVPNKVSLVLKVILPRWKDDMPGELPEVHSVSGIWSTADWHEREVYDLSGVYFTGHPNLRRILCPEDWVGHPLRKDYEMPLEYHGIRAR